The sequence CTGGAAGAAATATCCCATCGATGCGGAAAGCTGTTTGCTTGACTTCAACTGATGAGAATTGATATTTTGTGGCAGCTTCAGGAGAATTGCCAATTAATTCAAAGAAAATGTGAGGAAATTCTTGAAATAAACGATAAAATATGCTGTCTGTTTTCACCGATGGGAGTTTTTGAACGCAGAGTCATGATAATCTTTTAAATTACCATACTTTCAAAACTCCATATTTTTGGAGGACACAGCAGCATGTGGCAAAAAATTAATCGCGATCGCATTCTAAAATTAGTCTACAGCGAAGCCGCTACACAAGCAGCAATAGCAGCATTAGCAGAATACGAACAATTCGGTTGTCCGGGAGTACCAACCTGGGTAATTGACGGCTAAAGGTTTTGGGGTAAGGATCGCGTCGATTGGGTAGTGGAAAAAGTTAAACAATTAATTCAAGAATCAGGAAGCAAAAGAAGCGATCGCCGGATACATTGCGGCTTTAGAAGAAGATAGTTTACCTATTCCTATTGCAGCAGTTGTTTTTCAATCGCATCACACGCTACACTAATTCCATTTTCTGTTTGAATGATACGTGCGATCGCTGTTGCTTTAGCTGTATAGTTAGGATTTTCTAACAATTGTCGTAAGTGCTTGGCTACTTTGACTGCTGTATAACTCTGGCGAGAAATAATCCGAGATGTTCCTAAGCGTTCAACTCTAGCTGCATTGTCTGGTTGATCGTGGCTGTAAGGCATCACCAAGGTGGGACGCCCAGCCCGTAATGCTTGAGCTTTGGCTGGCCAATCTGGTCGCGGCTGGGCGAATGTAAAAGAGAACATCGCCAGCACTAAATAGGGAGAAAATTTATCATCAATGAACGGATTACCAACGAGGGATGGTAAGCCAAGTTCGCGGCGCAGTTGGTGAATTGGTTCTGCCCACGATTTAGCAATTATCTTTGATAAGATGACGACGCCTCGATTGACAATAGACCCTAGCGCGCGCAGTTTGGCGAGAACCGGAAATACAGGGAGAACTGACGGGTCATAAACCGAGAGAAAAGAAGCGGGTTGGAGAACAGCAAAAGCCCAGGGAATTCCTAATTTTTCTGCAACCAATCGAGCCGCTAAAA is a genomic window of Fortiea contorta PCC 7126 containing:
- a CDS encoding glycosyltransferase, producing the protein MSRIVLATIGSFGDLHPKIAIALELRKRGHTVIFATHQEYRSKIEALGFEFQRMRPDNTALNDPQEMARMMDLKTGTEYIIRNWVGANLRETYTDLINTAQDADLIIAGEGVLAARLVAEKLGIPWAFAVLQPASFLSVYDPSVLPVFPVLAKLRALGSIVNRGVVILSKIIAKSWAEPIHQLRRELGLPSLVGNPFIDDKFSPYLVLAMFSFTFAQPRPDWPAKAQALRAGRPTLVMPYSHDQPDNAARVERLGTSRIISRQSYTAVKVAKHLRQLLENPNYTAKATAIARIIQTENGISVACDAIEKQLLQ